A region from the Lycium barbarum isolate Lr01 chromosome 8, ASM1917538v2, whole genome shotgun sequence genome encodes:
- the LOC132608208 gene encoding uncharacterized protein LOC132608208, whose amino-acid sequence MQANTASWLLRKILKSKQVLEGVGYIEAALVQMQSFSIQIMYKCATIRDHLGELSCSDWQYTESLLTRDKLAQWGLIDDATCPLCHTTNETVSHPPLECTVSAGLWSRLLRWQGITRSPFNWQNEVDWATRQCKSSSSTTDIYKMTLAGTVYYKWQERNIRIFQHKQRNEDASARDPL is encoded by the exons ATGCAAGCCAATACAGCTTCTTGGCTGCTTAGGAAGATTCTGAAATCTAAACAAGTACTAGAAGGTGTTGGCTATATAGAGGCAGCTCTGGTCCAAATGCAAAGTTTCTCAATTCAGATAATGTACAAG TGTGCAACAATTAGGGATCACCTAGGTGAACTTTCATGCTCGGATTGGCAATACACTGAGAGTTTGTTAACTAGGGATAAACTGGCACAATGGGGACTCATTGATGATGCTACTTGCCCCTTGTGTCATACTACCAATGAGACTGTATCACACCCACCTTTAGAATGCACTGTATCAGCAGGGCTGTGGAGCAGGTTGTTAAGATGGCAAGGGATCACTAGATCACCTTTTAACTGGCAGAATGAAGTTGACTGGGCAACAAGACAGTGCAAGAGTAGTAGTAGTACAACTGACATATACAAAATGACTTTGGCAGGAACAGTATACTACAAGTGGCAAGAGAGGAACATAAGAATTTTCCAGCACAAGCAGAGAAATGAAGATGCTAGTGCTAGAGATCCATTGTAG